The Geotalea uraniireducens Rf4 genome window below encodes:
- a CDS encoding dihydroorotate dehydrogenase — translation MGKPDLSVEVAGIKLRNPVMTASGTFGYGKEFADYLDLEKIGAIITKGLSIRPKAGNPTPRIVETPGGMLNAIGLQNVGIDAFIQEKLPFLRTVNTPVIVNLYGNTLEEYGELAEKLDKLPEVAGLEVNISCPNVKQGGIVFGTDPNAAYEVVSLVRESTIKPLIVKLSPNVTNVVEMANACVDAGADALSLINTLTGMAIDLQKRRPILANMTGGLSGPAIKPVALRMVWQVAQAVKVPVIGIGGIMTATDALEFMLAGATAVQVGTANFLDPSAAQTIAEGMETYLEENGIADVKELIGALIT, via the coding sequence ATGGGAAAACCTGATTTATCTGTGGAAGTAGCCGGGATAAAGCTGCGCAACCCGGTGATGACCGCATCCGGAACCTTTGGTTATGGTAAAGAGTTCGCAGACTACCTCGATCTGGAAAAGATCGGCGCTATCATTACCAAGGGGCTCTCCATCCGCCCCAAGGCCGGCAATCCGACCCCGCGCATTGTCGAAACGCCCGGCGGAATGTTGAACGCCATTGGCTTGCAAAATGTGGGTATTGATGCCTTTATCCAGGAGAAACTCCCTTTCCTGCGCACCGTGAACACGCCGGTGATCGTCAACCTTTACGGCAACACCCTTGAAGAGTATGGCGAACTGGCGGAGAAGCTCGACAAACTGCCGGAAGTTGCAGGGTTGGAAGTAAACATATCCTGTCCGAATGTAAAGCAGGGAGGGATCGTTTTCGGTACCGACCCCAACGCCGCCTATGAGGTTGTAAGCCTCGTGCGTGAATCCACTATTAAACCGCTCATCGTCAAGCTTTCACCCAATGTGACCAATGTCGTGGAGATGGCAAATGCCTGCGTCGATGCCGGGGCTGATGCGTTGTCGCTGATCAACACCCTCACCGGCATGGCCATAGATCTGCAAAAGCGTCGGCCGATACTTGCCAACATGACCGGTGGACTGTCTGGACCGGCCATCAAGCCGGTGGCGCTCAGGATGGTCTGGCAGGTGGCGCAGGCAGTCAAAGTCCCCGTAATCGGTATCGGGGGTATAATGACTGCGACGGATGCTTTGGAGTTCATGCTGGCCGGAGCGACTGCCGTGCAGGTCGGCACAGCCAACTTTCTCGACCCTTCTGCGGCTCAGACCATAGCCGAGGGAATGGAAACGTATCTTGAGGAAAACGGCATCGCCGATGTGAAGGAATTGATCGGCGCCCT
- a CDS encoding dihydroorotate dehydrogenase electron transfer subunit has protein sequence MQFKSMIISNIEVSPGYFKMRMTAPPAVRSATPGQFIMVRVRDAIDPLLRRPFGIFDLGTFATAYTDCGTQTYFEILYKVVGKGTEMLSTLHQGDHLDILGPLGKGFMPGDPSGEKILVGGGVGMAPLYYLAKEMVKTSKVRLFAGGRNKEDILCITEFERLGVETYVSTDDGTLGASGLVTEVLEKHLSESIDNKTIFACGPFPMLRAIAAIAGRHDIPCQVSLEAYMACGVGACLGCVMKGRNHSNETPDYRCVCKDGPVFDYRDLQWD, from the coding sequence ATGCAGTTTAAGTCAATGATTATTTCCAACATCGAGGTTTCCCCCGGTTATTTCAAAATGAGAATGACCGCACCACCTGCCGTCCGCAGTGCAACACCGGGGCAATTCATCATGGTCAGGGTGCGCGATGCCATAGATCCTTTACTCAGGCGCCCTTTCGGCATTTTTGATCTGGGTACTTTTGCTACGGCATATACGGATTGCGGCACGCAGACCTATTTTGAAATTTTGTACAAGGTAGTAGGGAAGGGTACGGAGATGCTCTCCACGCTTCACCAGGGTGATCATCTCGATATTCTTGGGCCGCTCGGAAAGGGTTTCATGCCGGGTGATCCTTCAGGGGAGAAAATCCTCGTCGGTGGAGGGGTCGGCATGGCTCCACTGTATTACCTGGCAAAAGAAATGGTTAAAACATCCAAAGTCCGTCTTTTTGCCGGTGGGAGAAACAAGGAAGACATCCTATGTATCACCGAATTCGAACGGCTGGGAGTGGAGACCTATGTTTCCACCGATGATGGGACTCTGGGGGCCAGCGGCCTGGTAACAGAGGTGCTGGAAAAGCATCTGTCTGAAAGTATTGACAACAAGACCATTTTTGCCTGCGGTCCGTTTCCCATGCTCCGGGCAATAGCAGCAATTGCCGGCCGGCACGACATTCCCTGTCAGGTTTCCCTGGAAGCTTACATGGCCTGCGGTGTTGGTGCTTGTCTCGGTTGCGTTATGAAGGGGCGTAACCATTCGAATGAGACGCCGGATTATCGTTGCGTCTGCAAGGACGGGCCGGTTTTCGATTATCGTGATCTGCAATGGGATTAA
- the rimI gene encoding ribosomal protein S18-alanine N-acetyltransferase, protein MENRLEEITICPMTETDLDEVLIIETESFPRPWARNHFLDELNSPHAFPLVAFGPKNRVIGYICPMLVIDEGHILDVAVDKAFRGKGVGRMLVERVLLDCREKGAEFVSLEVRLSNFSAIHLYESLGFVETGRRKAYYENGDDALLMEYIFES, encoded by the coding sequence ATGGAGAACCGGCTTGAAGAAATAACCATCTGTCCGATGACTGAAACGGATCTGGATGAGGTTCTGATCATTGAAACCGAATCTTTTCCGCGCCCTTGGGCCAGGAACCATTTTCTTGATGAACTCAATTCCCCCCATGCATTTCCGCTGGTAGCCTTTGGCCCGAAGAATAGGGTCATCGGCTACATCTGTCCAATGCTCGTCATTGACGAAGGTCATATACTCGATGTGGCTGTAGACAAGGCGTTCCGAGGTAAGGGTGTAGGCAGAATGCTGGTGGAAAGGGTCTTGCTGGATTGCCGTGAGAAGGGAGCCGAATTCGTTTCATTGGAAGTTCGTCTTTCTAATTTCTCCGCGATACATCTTTACGAAAGTCTTGGTTTTGTTGAAACAGGGCGGCGCAAAGCCTATTATGAAAATGGCGATGACGCACTTTTGATGGAATATATATTTGAATCTTGA
- the purM gene encoding phosphoribosylformylglycinamidine cyclo-ligase: protein MSESRITYKDAGVDIDAGNTFVKMIKPLVKATSRPEVIADIGGFGGLFSLNSSKYKNPVLVSGTDGVGTKLKIAFLANRHDTIGIDLVAMCVNDIIVQGAEPLFFLDYLATAKLDPEKGASIIKGVSEGCIQAGCALIGGETAEMPGFYSGDEYDMAGFAVGVVDRDKIIDGSSITVGNRLIGIASSGLHSNGYSLARKIIFDKMGLGIDDIIPGLDKTVADELLTPTRIYVRSILNLLRDFPINGIAHITGGGLLENIPRILPNGCKALVHKNSWQPPPIYQILQNAGNIEENELFRTFNCGIGMVLAVPEKEADEVLIRLSGLNEHAFVIGEIAKCEAGSECVEMI, encoded by the coding sequence TTGAGCGAATCCAGAATTACCTATAAGGATGCCGGCGTAGACATCGATGCCGGCAATACATTTGTTAAAATGATCAAACCGCTAGTCAAGGCTACGTCAAGACCAGAGGTTATAGCTGACATCGGTGGTTTTGGCGGATTGTTTTCACTGAATTCCTCCAAGTACAAGAACCCAGTGTTGGTGTCCGGCACCGACGGTGTAGGTACCAAGCTGAAAATCGCATTTTTGGCCAATCGTCATGATACTATCGGCATTGACCTGGTGGCCATGTGCGTCAACGACATCATTGTCCAGGGAGCGGAACCTCTCTTTTTCCTCGATTACCTCGCCACCGCAAAACTTGACCCGGAAAAGGGCGCATCCATCATCAAGGGTGTTTCGGAAGGTTGTATACAGGCAGGCTGCGCCCTGATCGGCGGAGAGACAGCAGAAATGCCCGGTTTTTATTCCGGCGATGAATATGATATGGCCGGCTTTGCCGTCGGAGTAGTAGACCGGGACAAAATTATCGACGGCTCATCCATAACCGTTGGCAATCGTCTCATCGGTATTGCCTCCAGTGGCTTGCATAGCAACGGCTATTCCCTGGCCCGCAAGATTATCTTCGACAAAATGGGTCTTGGTATAGACGATATCATTCCGGGGCTGGACAAAACCGTAGCTGACGAACTGTTGACCCCTACCCGCATCTATGTAAGATCAATATTGAATCTGCTCAGGGATTTCCCCATAAACGGCATTGCCCATATTACCGGTGGCGGCCTTCTGGAAAATATTCCCAGGATACTTCCCAACGGCTGTAAAGCGCTTGTCCATAAAAATAGCTGGCAGCCGCCGCCAATTTATCAAATACTGCAAAATGCCGGCAATATCGAAGAAAATGAACTATTCAGAACCTTTAACTGCGGAATCGGCATGGTGCTGGCGGTGCCGGAAAAGGAAGCTGATGAGGTTCTCATCAGGCTTTCCGGTCTTAACGAACATGCTTTTGTCATCGGCGAAATTGCCAAGTGCGAAGCTGGTTCAGAATGCGTTGAAATGATTTGA